The region GCAAcattctgaaacctgccagttcacaccaatgagacgagacggtgtatcatcttcacAGGAACGACTCTTGGTTCTATCTTCccacttttaggcttttttgtaCCTGAATATAATTTGTAGCATCTTAAAATCTGAATGTGGATAacattagtgatagtgagatacttgctaaAGCTACATTACTAGTGATGAACTGGTGAAAACGTTTCATGTATGCGATTCACAGCTTTGTTGTAATgacgctctctctcttcagtcactctctatctcGCTCAACCACATTACCGTGTTCGCGGGCGCTCGTTGAGCCTCAGTCCAAAACTCTGACATTTCCACCAGCTGACAATTTGTAACATAGAAATAACATGTACTATGGATAATTTCATTCAGTTATGAAATAAGGATCACACCATCGATCAGTCGGCGATTTGCAAGACTGGACAAATCTGATTCGACTTTGTAAATTCTTAGTCGGGGACACCCTTAACTTTAAGTATAGCACTTGAGTAAACGTACTTAGCTCCATATCTAATCAACAGTAAAACTAAGGGAAAATATAGCACAGTGCAGAACGTCCTGTGGACGGCTCAGCTCACCTCAGGGGCGATGTAGTCAGGCGTGCCACAGAAGGTGGTGGTGGTCACTCCGTTCTTGATGCCCTCTTTGCACATGCCGAAGTCTGCCAGCTTACAGTGTCCCTCTGCATCCAACAGGATGTTATCCAGCTTCAGATCcctgagagagaaacacagacagacagacagagagacagacagacagacagaattaGCACCATCGGGTTTCCATAACAGTTGGACTCGCTGCAAGAAGGGAGCTTGtgatgtaacaaaaaaaagtgagaatcACCACATAATGCAATTAGTGTGGAATATATATTCACACAATATATGAAGTGTGAAACATGTTGTCATGATGATGCACTTTCTGGTATGTTCCTGGTAAGATATCCATTTGTGAAATTCCCTAATAGTCCTTGAGTTCTTCAAATAATGAATCAAATTCTCTGGACTTTCCAATCAGAATTCACCTCTAAACCAAGATAGAATATTTTGAAGAACATATTAGATATTTCTAGATTCTGAGTTTCCTTAAATCATTTCAGGGTTTCTCTggctgaaaaatataaaaataagagGGTGTTTACCTGTAGATGACTCCGTTGCGGTGCAGGAACATGAGGGCTGAGGTGACCTCGGCGGCATAGAAACGAGAGCGAGCCTCGTCAAACTTTCTGGATCGCTGAATCTGGAACATCAGGTCTCCTCCATTCACATATtccattacaaaaaacaaacggtcctgcagagagaaagatagagagagagagagagagagagagagagagagagagagagagagagagagagacagagacatatgAGATAGAGAAACAGATCATCTATAGAACATTAGAACAAAAGACCATATATTGCTGTCTGGTGCTCCGACCCGTGTCTGGAAGCAGCAGTAGAGCTGGGTGAGGTAGGGGTGTCTGCGAGCAAGCGCCAGGATGCGCTTCTCTGTCATGGTGCAGTCCACGTCGTCGTCCTGCAGGATCACGTCCTTCTTTAAAACTTTGACAGCGTAAACCTCCTCTGTCCCCTTCAGCTCCGCCAACATCACCTTGATTACAGATAAAAGACAGGGAGGAAATTACGGTCATGTATGAATTCAGCATTATAAAATCATTGTAAAATCTGCAGAGTGAAAAATGTGTTCTGAAAACAACTATTGAACTGAAAGTGGTGtggttttagactgttggtcagacaaaaacaagacatctgaatATGTTGATTTGGACTTAGGAAACTTTAGGGGTTGACATGATGgtttaaaatatatgtattggaacttaaatatgcaatatgcactatccttttagctctgctttGGTCTCAAAGTCTAGCTAGTCACTAACTGCTGTTCAGCTAGTGTTTATCAATTAATCAGAACGTTTttggctgaaaacagctgcctgctgcgagAAAAACAACACCAATTATAGCTGCTCCGGGGCGATGGTCGGGGCCGAGCATTTTTAACTCGCAGGGAAGGTGTCCAAAGCACAATGGTTGATTTTGTATAAGACGTGGCATTGTGACAGTTGAGCTTTGAACTCATGGACAATAAGCACACAAATCACACTAATTAAGTTTAGCAGGAACTTTAGGACTGGACTTATGTGCAAAGTTTGGTGCGTTTTCGTGCATGGGACCCGGATTTcttaggaagaagaagaagaagaagaatacagGCAAATACAACAGGGTCCACGCAGCTTCGctgctcagcccctaatgagagcagtgagagtaaACCAAAACACCATTTGCGAgcataaaatcaaaacaatgagctgaaagatgcaaAAAGATTGCAGAGTCAATTGATAACTTTCTGTCTCTTAGTCATTTGAGCAGCTGTGAATATAAGAACACTGacgattagtgcagctttaatgctATCCATAACTGCTTGTCAGACAGATTTTTCAGTTAAGAACAGGAAAAAGTTTGGTTTACTGTTTGGTATGGTACATAGTCAAATgtaatgtctaaaaaaaaaacagctgcctCCATACAATGTTATTGACATGTGTATTGTTCTATTCTGGTCCCTTATATCCCGGACATCTCTTATGAATAACGGCAACCatgaagaacaaaacaaaaactctttCAATTATGAACATAATGcgcagcaaacaaacaagcatcCCCCTCAAACGCCTCCTCTGTGTCGTCGCACCTTGCCGAAGCTGCCTTTGCCGAGAACCTTGATAAAGTTGAAATCCTTGAGGCTCCTCCTCAGGATCTGTCCGTTCTCCTTCCCTGCcgaggaggacgaggacgaagaggaggtggtggaggaggaggaagaggaggagtgtTGGGGTCCCTGCTGGTCGAGTGACAGCACGTCCTGCAGGCGATCTAACTGTGCCAAGTCTGTGGGTGTCAGCGGAAAAGCAGATCAGACATCAGCGAAAACAGGCCAACTGCCTTTTTCtgtcgtttcttttttttttttttaaatgttgctcATTATTTGTTCATGATTACTTTTCAATACACTTTCAACATTGATGATCACATCCTTTTCTGAAACATGAGATGACTCAGTTACAGTATCTCTGACAAGGGTGATTAAATAGCAGCAGTGGCCGGTGTTATTGTTCTTTAACATTTGGctccataaaaacaaaaatgggaATCTTTCCATAAAAAGTTAACTTTTATTTCTCCGCTTGTATTAGTGTGAGAGGACGATGACTAACTGTGACAACCAAATGGTGGTGGGCGGTTAGATAATGCGAGTTTAGTCTTATATATACAAGGACAATAACACATTCAACAACTTATTTCTTAAAAGGAGAAACAATATTATTACTGAAATGGAAATACTACCTCTTACTGGTAAAATTAATACATTAAAACCGCATGCTGCTTAGAACGCATCTCAAAGTGCTTTGAAATGTCTGACTGTTATCAAATCTGTGTTTTTTGATGGTGTGAGTGCTGTGTTCAGTGTTACCCTGCTGTGAGGGGGAGGTGGGAACAGATGGCTGGCTGAAGCTGTTCTCCTCAGTCTGGGAGAGCTCAGGAGGAGACTGGGGAGGGTCCTGCCCTGGAGTCAActggagagagagcgagagagacgaCATGATCATTTCTTTGGGCTGCACTCTTAAAATCGTTTACTTGAATCATGAGTCAGGGAGTTGAATCTCAGTTTCTCAGTTGAAGCGTTGAAAGCcacagaaatacacagaataaaaaaaaccttgagCATGCTAAAAACAGTTTCAAATCATACCatgtaaaatatgatttgtaTCTGAGATTTAAGCTCGGGTAAAAAAAATTTGCCGTAATTAGGCAGAAATTCCATCATAACCTTTCAGCATTTCGTAAATCCTTTCATCGttaagtggtctgagagaaaactagacttctgcaccccctcttggctctgttttcaggctttaaaaAGTCTAGCGGggctttggccaatcacaggtcatttaagCAAGAGAGCagtcctattggctgttctacaaatgcaaatgcacctgcacgtCCCTTCAGGCGGTGAAAGACTGATTCAGTGGCGGATAATCTTCCCAGAAAAAGTTGCTATTGCAATATCGGCAAAGGTtttagagatggagagaaaatgttGCTAATAGTTGGCTACAGTTAACTTTCTGCTAACCGCTGCAACTAATTCAAGTTTATGTAGCTATGACCTCGAAGCACAGTATGTCAACTTAAAGGGCGTTACAGTACGGTAATTCTCGTAGAATTGCCACTATATAACGGGATCAGCATCACATGAATTACAATGAATGACTGGTACTTGTAGAAGTTACAGTATGAAGCATGTGCATATGCCTGTGGAGAGGGAGGGgctgaggacagagaggggagagctgcagctgtattttcaaagtctgtttttgttgccttttccaAAAAACTGCCTACCCCAACTTTAATTGACTTCTAAATGCTGAAGAAATTGCAAACAAATCATCCATATCATACCAAGCAATGAAGAAGAACCCAATCCCCCTCTAAATAGTCAAATTGATGGTTTGAACTGCAGAATCAAATTCGACAGGTGCAGTTCTGTGTTTCCTGCTTGTATGTTTCCAATGTTCAAATAAAACCTTAATAATGGAAATGTCTCTATTTGTGAGAATGACTTGTCCCTCGTACCTTCCTCCTGCGCTGTGCGGTGTTGCAGATCTTGTCCGGCGTGACTCCCAAATCAGACAGGACCTTTGCGATTCCTCGGGCGTCCACACCGCAGTTAGGAGCCACATTGGTCTCACACCGTCTGTGCACATTCATCTTACACACTgcataacaacaaaaacacatgaaaatggTTAAGGTTAAACCCAGGAAgctttataaaataataatatattataaaataattatacagaATTTTTAATGGAACGTTTGTTTTCCATTCATCGATTAATCTAATATAACCCTGCGAGACCTTTTACATCACAGCTGAGTGGGCGGCTAGTGGAGCCTAGGGCAAAATCTAAAAGAGGAGAAGTGGCTCTTCGTCATTATGCAGCACAGCGCTGGAACCAACTGCCTCATGGTCTTAGGACTGCCCCAACCATTGCAGTTCTTAAATCCAGCCTAAAACATTGTTGTTCTTGTTAAAGTGCTTTTAGCTAATTCTTTCAAAAGCCCAATACCTTATTGTCATTGtattattatgttgtttttttttaaatcttttactcttttttttaatttcgaTATACTGTAGCTTTATAGATTATCTCTTTTGCTCTTTTAAATTGCATTGTTTTAActttgaattgttttgttttaacttttccgctattgtgttgttttaactacatttaaaaTAGGAAAAAGCTCACATTTAAGAGGCTGCAGGTTCCTATAATCagcaaatatttattaattaattaattaaagaaaatgtttatacACCCAGACAGATATTCATGGGATACACATGGGGGATTTTGTGCACTTATTTTCTCAAAAGTATTAACTTTTTTGGCCCATGCCCCTAACACTTCATTAAATGGCTTTTAAATCTGTTCACCAGTTTTTGATCCTACTAAGTAAGAAACAAGCAGGATGAAAAACATATCCTCCTCGGCAAAGATCCaaacgtgtgtgtttttatcatttattatcCAACTGTAATGAAAATGGAATTGTACACTTCATTGTGCCTTAAAGTTATTTGTATACAAATTAATTACgtttatataaacatttatcttttttatttacagcCTTATTTAAGCTCCAAGGAGATCAGAAAACACGAGCACCTCTATATGCATCCCATTTGCGCTGATGCTGTGAATTCCCCTTTGCACTTGAACTCACCTTTGCACTGCAGGCCCTGCCTCATGAGGCCCCACAGCAGGGAGCCACAGTGGTCACAGAATGTGGGGACCTTGTAGTTGTGGATACTGAATTTATGGGGCATGTTAACACTGAACCGCTGTGAACCCACCTATGGAGggagacacggacacacacacacacacacacacacacacacacacacacacacgttacaaaGAGGTCGCTGTCACATTATCAGAGGAATAATGCATGTGGCTCAAGTGTTAGTACAAAGTGTACGCATGTTACCTCAAGTAAAACAGATTTATTCAGGAAAGGCCTGAATGGCGAGTATTCAGTTTTTTCCTACATGATTAACTGCATGAATGTTCATGTCCAAATATGTGTATGACATGTAATTAACTCTTtattaacaaatacattttctgagCTTTTCATTTTTACCAACATGGTTGTTTGCATGTACCTCCTCTGGTGTGTCCTCCTGCTTCTTCATCCCGGCACACTTGGTGATGATGAGCTCATGGCAGCGCTTGTGGACGACACACGTACACACTGAAAGCATCAACGTTAGGTGTTCACCAGTGTTTTGTCAAATAAAGTTTACATGACGATTAGTTTGGCCGGTAGAATTTGAATAGCACTTTATGATGTTATTACTGATGATATCCTGCGGATTAGATGGACCAGTATAACAATAAAAGTTCAATTCTCCAGTGATTCTGATGCAACACTGTTGCACCTAGTGATGAATCGATTTGATACAATGATTTAATATCCGTGCCAATACTGACCTCATTAAAAGAGTTGGGTACTGGCTGAATGTGACTGACCCACTTTAAAAGTcgaattaaaaatgtaacaatgcAATCTCAACCTTTTTAAACTATATAATTAAAATCTACAAAAGCCTAAAAAGAGTGTTGTGTAGCTGCAGCCtctcatacac is a window of Sander vitreus isolate 19-12246 chromosome 21, sanVit1, whole genome shotgun sequence DNA encoding:
- the prkcea gene encoding protein kinase C epsilon type — protein: MPVFSGLLKVRVCEAVDLKPTPWALRHAVGKSGSFLLDPYLALNLDHTRLGQTATRTKTNSPAWHQEFCTEVREGRSLELSVFHDAPIGYDDFVANCTIQLEDLLQNGTRHYEDWIDLEPEGKVYVVIDLSGSSTEATGTNENEERVFRERIGPRRRQGAVRRRVHQVNGHKFMATYLRQPTYCSHCRDFIWGVLGKQGYQCQVCTCVVHKRCHELIITKCAGMKKQEDTPEEVGSQRFSVNMPHKFSIHNYKVPTFCDHCGSLLWGLMRQGLQCKVCKMNVHRRCETNVAPNCGVDARGIAKVLSDLGVTPDKICNTAQRRRKLTPGQDPPQSPPELSQTEENSFSQPSVPTSPSQQDLAQLDRLQDVLSLDQQGPQHSSSSSSSTTSSSSSSSSAGKENGQILRRSLKDFNFIKVLGKGSFGKVMLAELKGTEEVYAVKVLKKDVILQDDDVDCTMTEKRILALARRHPYLTQLYCCFQTRDRLFFVMEYVNGGDLMFQIQRSRKFDEARSRFYAAEVTSALMFLHRNGVIYRDLKLDNILLDAEGHCKLADFGMCKEGIKNGVTTTTFCGTPDYIAPEILQELEYGASVDWWALGVLMYEMMAGQPPFEADNEDDLFESILHDDVLYPVWLSKEAVSILRAFMTKNPAKRLGCVVSQGCEEAIKTHAFFREIDWVLLEQRKVKPPFKPRIKTKRDVNNFDQDFTKEDPVLTPTDEAIIRQINQEEFKDFSYCAPEEAQT